The sequence below is a genomic window from Chthoniobacterales bacterium.
CATCTTTTTTACGCGGATGCCGAAGGTCATCCAGGCACCGATCTCACCTTCTTTCCCTGGGCTCGGATGGCGCCAAGCCGTGATGGTTACGGCCTGAGCAGCGAGGTTTCGCTGGCGGTCCCGCCCGGCAGTTTGGATTTCTGGGGCACCCGGTTGCAGAAATACGGAGCGAGCCTGGGCAATGCCGAGACCCGTTTCGAACGGCAAGCCCTTCCCCTCCGCGACCCCCACGGACTACAGATTGCGCTGGTGGAAAGCGAAGATTCCACGCGCCGCCCATTCACGCCGTGGGAAGGAAGCCCGATCGCGGTCGAACATCAGATTCGCGGTTTGGAAAGTGCGCGGTTAGTGGAGCCCGACCTCGTTCGGACCACTTCGTTTCTCTCGAACGCGATGGATTTTACCCATGTCGGGACCGAGGGCGGGTGGCATCGCTATGCGGTCGGCGACGGAAAATCGGGCAGTTATGTCGACATTCGCGAAATGCCCATGGCTGTTCGCGGCGCCTGGGGAACCGGGAGTATCCATCACCTGGCCTGGCGGGTGGACGATGAAACGCATCAGCTCGAAGTGCGCGAGCGTGTGCGCAACGGCGGCTCGCGGCCAACGCCCGTCATCGACCGGTTTTGGTTTAAGTCCGTCTATTTCCCGGAACCCGGCGGCGTCCTTTTCGAGCTCGCGACCGAAGGCCCGGGATTTGCCGTCGACGAAGACCCGGCGCACCTCGGCGAATCGCTCGTGCTTCCACCGTGGCTGGAACCGGAACGCGCCAGCATCGAAACGGTCCTGCCGTCGCTGACGATGCCGGCACAGCGATAAGCCTTAC
It includes:
- a CDS encoding ring-cleaving dioxygenase, whose amino-acid sequence is MQSVRGLHHVTAISGPAQENLDFYAGVLGMRLVKKSVNQDDPSTYHLFYADAEGHPGTDLTFFPWARMAPSRDGYGLSSEVSLAVPPGSLDFWGTRLQKYGASLGNAETRFERQALPLRDPHGLQIALVESEDSTRRPFTPWEGSPIAVEHQIRGLESARLVEPDLVRTTSFLSNAMDFTHVGTEGGWHRYAVGDGKSGSYVDIREMPMAVRGAWGTGSIHHLAWRVDDETHQLEVRERVRNGGSRPTPVIDRFWFKSVYFPEPGGVLFELATEGPGFAVDEDPAHLGESLVLPPWLEPERASIETVLPSLTMPAQR